Proteins co-encoded in one Christiangramia fulva genomic window:
- a CDS encoding pyridoxamine 5'-phosphate oxidase family protein: MKTLTREECLNILSHNYIGRIAYTAKGNPEIVPITYYFDPAQEAIISYSGEGNKINCMRKNPIVSFQVDEIETLVKWKSVLVKGSFEELSRSDAKHMLHSFSEGVKKIILDKKNKNLTYLKEFSAKMDAPDESIIYRIKISDIQGRKREDNEISE, translated from the coding sequence ATGAAAACTTTAACCAGAGAAGAATGCCTCAATATTCTTAGCCACAATTATATTGGCCGAATTGCTTATACAGCGAAGGGAAATCCCGAGATCGTTCCCATTACCTATTATTTTGATCCGGCTCAGGAAGCAATCATCAGTTATTCCGGTGAAGGAAATAAGATTAATTGCATGCGTAAAAATCCTATAGTTTCCTTCCAGGTTGATGAAATTGAAACCCTGGTAAAATGGAAATCGGTTCTGGTAAAAGGTTCTTTTGAAGAATTAAGCAGGAGCGATGCCAAACATATGTTGCACAGTTTTTCGGAAGGAGTGAAAAAAATAATTTTGGATAAGAAAAATAAAAATCTCACCTATTTAAAAGAATTCTCAGCAAAAATGGATGCCCCGGATGAATCAATCATTTACCGGATCAAAATAAGTGATATCCAGGGAAGAAAAAGAGAGGACAATGAAATTTCCGAATAA